The following nucleotide sequence is from Nocardioides daedukensis.
CTCTCCGGCTACGAGAACGACCACTTCACTGCCGGCGACCACGGCGCCTCGATCGTCGTCGACGGCCTCGAGCTCGGGTTGAGCATCTGCTATGACGGGTGCTTCCCCGAGCACGCCAGGGCTGCCGCGCTCGACGGCGCGGTCGGCTATCTCAACAGCGCCGCCTACTTCCCCGGCGGGGAGCACCGGCGCGACCTCTACTACCCGGCGCGTGCCCTCGACAACGGGATGTATGTCGTCCTGTCCGCGCTGACCGGGACGTGCGGGCCGGTCGACTTCATCGGTGGGTCGGCGATCCATGATCCCGAGGGCCACACCCTGACCAGCCTGGGCACCGAGGAAGGCGTGGTCGTGGCCGATCTCGATCCCGACCTGGTCGCCGCGACGCGCGAGGCCCACCCGATGCTGGCGGATCGGCGTACCTCGCTGGGCCAGCGCGTCCGCGCCTGAACCAGCCGCCGCTCAGGCGGGCCTGACACACTGGCCGCATGAGCCAGCCGAGCGCCCTCAGCCCACAGTTC
It contains:
- a CDS encoding carbon-nitrogen hydrolase family protein produces the protein MTAVRVAAAQAASVEGDLAANVARAAELVAEAARSGARVVVLPEAFLTGYSEAAFAGPVPHEDDLDGAWLESLRTASSSGDIVVVVCTPLQRRSARTLSSLVIRPGGEVGAPYDKQHLSGYENDHFTAGDHGASIVVDGLELGLSICYDGCFPEHARAAALDGAVGYLNSAAYFPGGEHRRDLYYPARALDNGMYVVLSALTGTCGPVDFIGGSAIHDPEGHTLTSLGTEEGVVVADLDPDLVAATREAHPMLADRRTSLGQRVRA